The following proteins are co-located in the Candidatus Zymogenus saltonus genome:
- a CDS encoding DUF438 domain-containing protein, whose protein sequence is MKKGGRLPLDTGDLNIKEINHILNALPVDITFVDSDDKVRFFNRIGKRVFARTRGVIDKEVRNCHTKKSLDAVNDIVEGFKSKRRDTAEFWITLGGRLIFIRYFAVRDEEGKYIGCLEVSQDITEIKEIKGEKRLLD, encoded by the coding sequence ATGAAAAAGGGGGGGAGATTGCCCCTCGATACTGGAGACCTGAATATCAAAGAGATAAATCACATCCTAAACGCCCTTCCCGTCGACATCACCTTCGTGGACAGCGATGACAAGGTGCGTTTTTTCAACCGGATAGGCAAAAGGGTGTTTGCCCGAACGAGGGGCGTCATTGACAAGGAGGTGAGGAACTGCCACACGAAGAAAAGCCTCGATGCGGTCAACGATATCGTAGAAGGCTTTAAATCTAAGAGGAGGGACACCGCGGAATTCTGGATCACCCTCGGCGGGAGATTGATCTTCATCCGATACTTTGCGGTCAGGGATGAAGAGGGCAAATACATAGGCTGCCTCGAGGTATCCCAGGACATCACGGAGATCAAGGAGATCAAGGGTGAAAAGAGGCTATTAGATTGA
- a CDS encoding DUF4405 domain-containing protein, producing the protein MKRTKINFWVDTLIFINFVGAIFTGVLLHRFPPELKENLIFGVNRYDWGDLHWMLCLSLILLCAIHLVLHWGWININFNKYLRVGPKTLIGFILMIVLLSGILAPMFLTSGFPNRKEFKDTYPKTLSGDVEVKVDVSGY; encoded by the coding sequence ATGAAAAGGACAAAAATAAATTTCTGGGTGGACACACTCATTTTCATAAACTTTGTGGGTGCCATCTTTACGGGGGTACTGCTCCACCGTTTTCCCCCGGAATTGAAGGAGAACCTGATCTTTGGCGTCAACCGGTACGACTGGGGAGACCTGCACTGGATGCTATGCCTCTCCCTGATCCTCCTTTGCGCAATCCACCTCGTTCTCCACTGGGGCTGGATAAATATAAACTTCAATAAGTACTTGAGGGTCGGCCCAAAAACGCTCATTGGGTTCATACTGATGATCGTCCTGTTATCGGGCATCCTCGCGCCAATGTTCCTGACGAGCGGTTTCCCAAACAGGAAGGAATTCAAGGATACCTACCCCAAGACATTGTCCGGAGACGTTGAAGTAAAGGTCGACGTATCCGGCTATTAA
- a CDS encoding TetR/AcrR family transcriptional regulator, translating into MKPVNNYQPIDFKEPIQERSKKTREKILDAAKELFAENGFEETTTHLIASGAGISIGGVYAHFKNKEEIFLHVLERRSREIYNFTKGRVEEMMARDMSIDEGLEYYLREIYRAHTKYGKLNFEMNRFITMNDKAAAIHDHWEWEETKEIAKWLERRKEELDVEDPEVALIIASRAVHEVFHYLYKNRDRVDENRILKGLITMLKKFIKK; encoded by the coding sequence ATGAAGCCGGTAAATAACTATCAACCGATCGACTTCAAGGAGCCGATACAGGAGAGGTCAAAGAAGACAAGGGAGAAAATCCTGGACGCCGCAAAGGAGCTCTTTGCGGAAAACGGGTTCGAGGAAACGACAACCCACCTGATAGCATCGGGGGCCGGGATATCGATCGGCGGCGTGTATGCGCATTTCAAGAATAAAGAGGAGATTTTTCTTCATGTTTTGGAACGGCGGTCCAGGGAGATCTATAATTTTACTAAGGGGCGTGTCGAAGAGATGATGGCCCGGGATATGAGTATCGATGAAGGCCTTGAATATTACTTGAGGGAGATCTATAGGGCGCATACAAAATACGGAAAGCTCAATTTTGAAATGAACAGGTTTATTACGATGAACGATAAGGCCGCAGCGATTCACGACCACTGGGAATGGGAGGAGACGAAAGAAATCGCGAAGTGGCTGGAGCGGAGAAAGGAGGAGCTCGATGTAGAAGACCCTGAAGTTGCATTGATTATTGCAAGCAGGGCAGTCCACGAGGTGTTTCACTACCTATATAAAAACCGGGACAGGGTGGACGAAAATAGGATTTTAAAGGGCCTGATAACCATGTTGAAAAAATTTATAAAGAAATAG
- a CDS encoding FAD-binding protein, producing MAEKTIKTDVLVVGGGGAGFRASIAARERGAKVLLLSKGPLARCGASPMAGADFTLDGNSMNKLGREGDTNDSMERVFNDIVSQGWYLNNQRLVEQYVKTAPVLLKDMMDWGMEIKMSDQRMIFTSGTHIMDVLLKKARSVGVDMLADVALLELVTRDGKVTGGLGLDIRTGGFIHFTAKAVVMATGGWHKGFWPNTGMRDLSGEGIAMSNRAGADIGNMEFITFCCNVFYEPPMWLGSIAPYMVSLICGGRLTNSRGEDILEGYDPYVVKTGTMTEWNKSFISYASMREIRDGRRFKNGGVHYSRGDASWDYMKMVASFVFPDWRYKSIDLSPWAKMLENDEPVEVGPAVEYFEGGIVVNERFETGITGLFAAGECALGAFGANRVFSAITEMLVHGKDAGENAGEYAIDSKAGEADGGLLASLMEKAEQPLLKKKGESPPCLRRHIQEMAHKHLGPIRNEAELKEFIGFLEDVKNSQLKDLATAGKSRTYNKEWLDALELPNIVHLLEAAARSALARKESRGVHFREDYPDTDNDSWLVESIVKLKDDTIEVGNRPATVTKMTPPKGKIPYLDMMKKMMKEHSDTGGKH from the coding sequence ATGGCGGAAAAGACGATTAAGACCGACGTTTTGGTCGTGGGGGGAGGCGGTGCGGGTTTTCGGGCCTCCATCGCGGCGAGGGAGCGGGGAGCAAAGGTCTTGCTCTTGAGCAAGGGCCCCCTCGCCCGGTGCGGGGCAAGCCCGATGGCCGGCGCCGACTTCACGCTTGACGGCAACAGCATGAACAAACTGGGGCGGGAGGGTGATACCAACGACAGCATGGAAAGGGTATTCAACGACATCGTCTCCCAGGGCTGGTACCTGAACAACCAGAGGCTGGTCGAACAATATGTAAAGACCGCCCCCGTCCTGCTTAAGGACATGATGGACTGGGGGATGGAGATCAAGATGTCGGACCAGAGGATGATATTCACCAGCGGCACTCATATCATGGATGTCCTTTTGAAAAAGGCCCGGTCGGTCGGCGTGGATATGCTCGCCGATGTCGCGCTACTCGAGCTTGTAACCAGGGACGGGAAGGTAACCGGGGGGCTGGGTCTGGACATCAGGACGGGTGGGTTCATCCATTTCACTGCCAAGGCCGTAGTCATGGCGACGGGCGGCTGGCACAAGGGCTTCTGGCCGAACACGGGGATGCGCGACCTCTCCGGCGAGGGGATCGCGATGTCGAACAGGGCGGGCGCCGACATCGGAAATATGGAGTTCATAACGTTTTGCTGCAACGTCTTTTACGAGCCGCCGATGTGGCTGGGAAGCATCGCCCCCTACATGGTAAGCCTTATATGCGGGGGGCGCCTCACCAACAGCCGCGGGGAGGATATTCTCGAGGGATACGACCCCTACGTCGTTAAGACCGGAACCATGACGGAGTGGAACAAGAGCTTTATCTCCTACGCCAGCATGAGAGAGATTCGGGATGGAAGGAGGTTCAAAAATGGCGGCGTCCACTACAGCAGGGGCGACGCATCGTGGGATTACATGAAGATGGTCGCCTCCTTTGTCTTCCCCGACTGGAGGTACAAGAGCATCGACCTCTCCCCCTGGGCAAAGATGCTCGAAAACGACGAGCCGGTGGAGGTGGGCCCCGCCGTGGAGTACTTCGAGGGGGGCATAGTCGTAAACGAGCGCTTTGAAACGGGGATTACGGGACTCTTTGCGGCGGGCGAGTGCGCCCTCGGGGCATTCGGCGCAAACCGCGTCTTTTCCGCCATAACCGAGATGCTCGTTCACGGCAAAGACGCAGGAGAAAACGCGGGAGAATACGCTATTGATTCAAAAGCCGGGGAGGCGGACGGCGGCCTTCTCGCATCGCTCATGGAAAAGGCCGAGCAACCCCTTTTGAAGAAAAAGGGCGAGAGTCCCCCATGTTTGAGGAGGCATATCCAGGAGATGGCCCATAAACACCTGGGCCCGATCAGAAACGAGGCCGAGCTTAAGGAATTCATCGGTTTTCTCGAAGACGTCAAAAATAGCCAGCTTAAAGACCTCGCGACCGCGGGAAAAAGCAGGACATACAACAAGGAGTGGCTGGACGCCCTGGAGCTCCCGAACATCGTCCATCTCCTCGAGGCGGCGGCGAGAAGCGCTCTCGCCCGAAAGGAGAGCCGGGGCGTCCACTTCCGGGAGGATTATCCCGATACGGACAACGACAGCTGGCTCGTCGAAAGCATCGTTAAGCTCAAAGACGATACCATAGAGGTCGGAAACCGCCCGGCGACCGTCACGAAAATGACGCCCCCGAAGGGGAAGATACCTTATCTTGACATGATGAAGAAGATGATGAAGGAGCACTCTGACACCGGCGGCAAGCATTAA
- a CDS encoding aminotransferase class I/II-fold pyridoxal phosphate-dependent enzyme yields the protein MKTADRLENFRAYLGPAMNQKIALMKADGRDVINLGLGDPDTTPPDHILKALGEAVADPGNHHYPSAYPINPFYKAIAGWYKKRYNVEVDPETEVLYLMGAAEGLYQIPNCLLDTGDTALVADPAYPSYEAGIKIAGGEVIFYPLTAENDFLPDLDNIPADTAKKARMIWVNFPNNPTAAVADEKFYRKLIEWAREYDVWVMSDNPYMEISFDGYRPASFLSIPGAKEVGAELNSMSKSFNCCGWRVGMLLGNRKIIEGMAKIKSQADRGIFYPLQAAATAALTGPVDWMEERNRIFTERRDVVHEAWTKMGLAMTKPKATFYCWGKIPEGFKSRDFSMKLLDEQNVWMIPGSTYGEGGEGYVRISNAQPVERLSEAMERIKKFIS from the coding sequence ATGAAAACCGCCGACCGATTGGAAAATTTCAGGGCCTATCTCGGCCCCGCCATGAACCAGAAGATCGCCCTTATGAAAGCCGACGGGAGGGACGTCATCAACCTTGGCCTGGGCGACCCGGACACCACGCCGCCCGATCACATCCTCAAGGCACTGGGGGAGGCGGTCGCCGACCCTGGCAACCACCACTACCCGTCCGCCTACCCGATAAATCCGTTCTACAAAGCGATAGCCGGCTGGTACAAAAAACGCTACAACGTGGAGGTCGATCCCGAAACCGAGGTCCTCTACCTCATGGGCGCGGCGGAGGGTCTCTACCAGATACCGAACTGCCTCCTCGACACAGGAGACACGGCCCTCGTGGCGGACCCCGCCTACCCCTCCTACGAGGCGGGGATCAAGATAGCGGGGGGCGAGGTGATCTTCTATCCCCTCACCGCCGAAAACGATTTCCTCCCCGACCTCGATAATATCCCGGCTGACACGGCCAAAAAGGCAAGGATGATCTGGGTGAACTTCCCGAACAACCCGACGGCGGCTGTCGCGGACGAGAAATTCTACAGGAAGCTGATCGAGTGGGCAAGGGAGTACGACGTCTGGGTGATGAGCGACAACCCGTACATGGAGATCTCCTTCGACGGATACAGGCCGGCAAGCTTCCTCTCCATCCCCGGGGCGAAGGAGGTCGGCGCCGAGCTCAACTCCATGAGCAAGTCCTTCAACTGCTGCGGGTGGCGGGTCGGGATGCTTCTCGGCAACAGGAAGATTATCGAGGGGATGGCGAAGATCAAGTCCCAGGCGGATAGAGGCATATTCTACCCCCTCCAGGCGGCGGCGACGGCTGCCCTGACCGGGCCGGTTGACTGGATGGAGGAGCGAAACAGGATATTCACCGAGCGGAGGGACGTAGTTCACGAGGCATGGACGAAGATGGGCCTTGCGATGACAAAGCCGAAGGCCACCTTCTACTGCTGGGGGAAGATCCCCGAGGGATTTAAATCAAGGGATTTCTCCATGAAACTCCTCGATGAACAGAATGTCTGGATGATACCCGGCTCCACCTACGGAGAAGGGGGCGAGGGGTATGTCCGCATCTCCAACGCCCAGCCCGTGGAGCGTCTCTCCGAGGCGATGGAGAGAATCAAAAAATTTATCTCTTAA
- a CDS encoding sulfatase, producing the protein MRSPLKTGLKERAMKKDLIVEDPSPAGRVEERPVDRRSFLKLGAAGAMSAACAGTMLAGCASKDYKSEVMSEIDPSVYVDPEKDALKVADVISPVEGFTGTPPNIIYILTDDLGYGDLGCYGGRAVDTPNIDRLSEEGTRFTDFYVCSALCSPSRAGLLTGRYPHRTGVTFPFPAEGGSVFKEFMRWVGHQFANLGALDLIAGYSIASGLPLSEITIAEALKLSGYATACIGKWHLGDFTVNEDYLPRKHGFDYFIGFNGANDDWPVAFWENETELVEDIGLSQKRYTRLFHEKALEFLKKTKKDRPFFLYLAHKDPHQPCLPADDFEGSSDGGPYGDTIRQVDWSVGEIMRYLRENGLDKNTLVIFTSDNGPWYNGSTGGLRGRKGQSYEGGYRVPMIARWPGRIPAGRVSSEPAMNIDFFPTFLALAGLGNPTDRVIDGVDIGGILTGKEKVTGREKGMPERPLFFFHDDEIDAVRSGKWKYFRYVNHNSWPIPLDKPNNFVGTNGASRTYTYPVETGEMKTVRALGTWPNLYDVEKDPLESYDVAERYPEVVERLHGVLVKFEKEFYKNPRGWLDR; encoded by the coding sequence ATGCGTTCCCCCTTGAAAACAGGATTAAAGGAGCGTGCCATGAAAAAAGATCTTATCGTAGAGGATCCCAGTCCTGCCGGTCGCGTCGAGGAGAGGCCGGTAGACCGCAGGTCGTTTTTAAAGCTGGGGGCCGCCGGGGCCATGTCGGCCGCCTGCGCCGGTACTATGCTGGCCGGGTGTGCCTCGAAGGATTACAAATCGGAGGTGATGTCCGAGATCGACCCTTCCGTCTACGTCGATCCGGAAAAGGACGCCCTTAAAGTTGCGGATGTAATCTCTCCCGTCGAGGGATTTACCGGCACACCGCCGAACATAATCTACATCCTGACCGACGATCTCGGCTACGGGGATTTGGGCTGCTACGGCGGAAGGGCCGTCGATACCCCGAACATCGACCGACTTTCTGAGGAGGGAACCAGATTCACCGATTTTTACGTCTGCAGCGCGCTCTGCTCTCCCTCCCGGGCGGGATTGTTGACCGGGCGCTATCCCCACCGAACCGGCGTGACCTTTCCCTTTCCCGCCGAGGGAGGCTCGGTCTTCAAGGAGTTCATGCGCTGGGTGGGCCACCAGTTCGCCAACCTCGGCGCCCTTGATCTCATTGCCGGCTACAGCATCGCCAGCGGGCTGCCCCTTTCGGAGATAACCATCGCCGAGGCCCTCAAGCTCTCCGGCTACGCCACCGCCTGCATCGGCAAGTGGCATCTGGGGGACTTCACGGTGAACGAGGATTACCTCCCCAGGAAGCACGGCTTTGACTATTTCATCGGCTTCAATGGCGCCAACGACGACTGGCCAGTAGCCTTCTGGGAAAACGAGACCGAGCTGGTGGAAGACATCGGCCTTTCGCAGAAGCGCTACACCCGCCTCTTTCACGAAAAGGCATTAGAGTTCTTGAAGAAAACGAAAAAAGACCGGCCCTTTTTCCTCTACCTCGCCCACAAGGACCCGCACCAGCCCTGCCTTCCCGCCGACGATTTCGAGGGGTCGTCCGACGGCGGTCCCTACGGGGATACTATCCGGCAGGTGGACTGGAGCGTCGGCGAGATAATGAGGTACCTCAGGGAAAACGGCCTGGACAAAAACACCCTGGTAATCTTCACCAGCGACAACGGCCCCTGGTACAACGGCAGCACGGGTGGTCTTCGGGGTAGGAAGGGCCAGAGCTACGAGGGGGGATACCGTGTCCCGATGATCGCCCGCTGGCCCGGAAGGATCCCGGCAGGACGCGTCTCTTCGGAGCCGGCCATGAACATCGACTTCTTCCCCACGTTTCTGGCACTGGCGGGGCTTGGCAATCCCACCGACCGCGTAATCGACGGGGTGGACATCGGCGGAATATTGACTGGAAAAGAAAAGGTGACCGGAAGGGAAAAAGGGATGCCCGAGAGGCCGCTCTTTTTCTTCCATGACGACGAAATAGATGCCGTCCGTTCAGGCAAGTGGAAGTATTTCCGATATGTGAATCACAACTCGTGGCCCATTCCTCTGGACAAGCCGAACAACTTCGTGGGAACCAACGGGGCCTCCCGGACATACACATACCCGGTGGAGACCGGGGAGATGAAGACGGTTCGCGCCCTGGGGACATGGCCGAATCTCTACGATGTTGAGAAAGACCCACTGGAGAGCTACGACGTCGCGGAGCGCTATCCTGAAGTTGTCGAAAGGCTGCATGGCGTCCTGGTTAAGTTCGAGAAGGAGTTTTATAAAAATCCGAGGGGGTGGCTGGATCGGTAG
- a CDS encoding molybdopterin-dependent oxidoreductase translates to MVLTRRYFIKAITAIGATIAAFNNLFVFAFDKEKEQKEVTNTPRETDRENIVVSDVDGHSQCHMRVHIEGDKVIDISGDPMDPESKGELTLRGKRMRDILYAPDRLRYPMKRVGKKGEGKWERISWDEALRTISDKLKEIKESHGAEAVDFHHGHYHSGDILGPYLARLANLFGTPNITNPSHICHMPRVFLQYNYDFGAVVPPDVAHTNCLILWGGNPHATNKPQEIAIKEARGRGAKLIVIDPAVTLYAREADVHAQLRPGTDGALALGMLNVIVKEGLYDREFVENWTIGFGELEKHIESYPPERVEQITWVPAEKIRKIARMYATTKPACISPRNSLDQHTNASCAIRAIDILMAITGNIDVRGGNIMVIPILMGLEDIKLYDKLPSESLKKKLGSESCLYSKISDTWPSAHTPSLWDAIINEKPYPVKAMFVMAANPVVTCENSIVVEDALRKLEFLVVSDLFMTPTAKLADIVLPASTFLETTRFVTYDTHADHCWNIPSRIVLSPKVVEPLWESKPDWKIISELAGTMGYGQYFPWETEEEAIDHMIRPLGIACSELKAHPEGIVVPIPPFLYKKFTGFLGAIIRVILKIALFRKYPEMYGKYGMQGFNTPSKKVEIYSERLEKLGYDPLPVYKEPAESPFSQPDLSQKYPLILSTGQKLEMYTHSMMRNIPKLRELFPNNILEIHPHTARKLGVGNGKEVRIETPRGSIKCYARATDSVDRRVVRIYHGFEESNCNILTDNSIYDPITGSTGLKSLLCKVERI, encoded by the coding sequence ATGGTGTTAACAAGAAGATACTTCATCAAAGCCATCACGGCAATAGGGGCAACCATTGCCGCGTTCAATAATTTATTCGTTTTCGCTTTTGACAAAGAAAAAGAGCAAAAAGAGGTTACAAATACTCCCCGCGAAACGGATAGAGAGAATATCGTGGTAAGCGATGTCGACGGTCATTCCCAGTGTCATATGAGGGTTCATATTGAAGGAGATAAAGTCATTGATATCTCCGGTGACCCGATGGATCCGGAGAGTAAAGGAGAGCTGACATTAAGGGGAAAACGGATGAGGGATATTCTCTATGCGCCGGACAGGCTCAGATACCCCATGAAAAGGGTGGGAAAGAAAGGTGAAGGGAAGTGGGAGAGAATCTCGTGGGATGAAGCCTTAAGAACGATATCGGATAAGCTGAAAGAGATAAAGGAGTCCCACGGAGCGGAGGCGGTTGATTTCCATCATGGTCATTATCACAGCGGTGACATACTTGGGCCGTATCTCGCGAGGCTTGCAAACTTGTTTGGAACGCCAAATATAACTAATCCAAGCCATATATGCCATATGCCGAGGGTGTTTCTTCAGTACAATTACGACTTCGGCGCCGTTGTGCCGCCAGATGTGGCTCATACCAACTGCCTTATACTCTGGGGGGGTAATCCTCATGCCACGAACAAACCACAGGAGATAGCCATAAAAGAGGCCAGGGGAAGAGGGGCCAAGCTCATCGTAATAGACCCCGCGGTCACATTGTATGCAAGAGAGGCCGATGTCCACGCGCAGTTGAGACCCGGCACCGACGGCGCACTGGCCCTTGGCATGTTGAACGTTATAGTCAAAGAAGGGCTTTACGACAGGGAATTTGTCGAGAATTGGACGATCGGTTTTGGCGAATTGGAGAAGCATATCGAGAGCTATCCTCCCGAAAGGGTGGAGCAGATAACATGGGTTCCAGCCGAAAAGATTAGAAAGATAGCCAGAATGTACGCTACAACAAAGCCGGCCTGCATAAGCCCCCGCAATTCCCTTGATCAACATACAAACGCATCATGTGCCATCCGTGCAATTGATATTCTTATGGCAATAACGGGTAATATTGATGTGCGCGGCGGAAACATCATGGTAATACCGATTTTGATGGGGCTTGAAGATATAAAGCTCTACGATAAACTGCCTTCGGAGTCTCTTAAAAAAAAACTGGGAAGTGAGAGTTGCCTTTACTCAAAAATCTCCGATACCTGGCCCTCCGCCCACACGCCGTCTCTATGGGATGCGATAATCAATGAAAAACCTTATCCCGTAAAGGCGATGTTTGTTATGGCCGCAAATCCGGTCGTCACATGTGAAAACTCGATCGTTGTAGAGGACGCATTGAGAAAATTGGAATTCCTTGTTGTTTCCGACTTGTTTATGACGCCGACTGCAAAGCTTGCCGACATCGTCCTTCCGGCGTCCACCTTCCTTGAAACGACCCGGTTCGTTACCTATGATACCCACGCCGATCACTGTTGGAATATTCCTTCACGAATAGTGCTGAGTCCAAAAGTTGTAGAGCCTTTGTGGGAGTCAAAGCCGGATTGGAAAATAATCTCTGAGCTTGCAGGAACAATGGGGTATGGCCAATACTTCCCGTGGGAGACGGAAGAAGAGGCGATTGACCACATGATCAGGCCGCTTGGAATTGCCTGTTCGGAGCTTAAAGCTCATCCGGAAGGGATCGTTGTACCTATTCCGCCCTTTCTTTACAAAAAATTCACCGGATTTCTCGGCGCGATTATACGCGTGATACTCAAAATTGCGCTGTTCAGGAAGTACCCTGAAATGTACGGTAAATATGGGATGCAGGGATTTAACACACCATCGAAGAAGGTGGAGATTTACTCGGAACGGTTGGAGAAGCTCGGCTATGATCCCCTCCCTGTTTACAAAGAACCCGCCGAAAGCCCTTTTTCACAACCGGATCTGTCCCAAAAATATCCCCTGATTTTATCAACAGGGCAGAAATTGGAGATGTACACGCATTCGATGATGCGCAATATCCCAAAACTGAGAGAGCTCTTTCCAAATAACATCCTGGAAATACATCCCCATACGGCAAGAAAGCTTGGTGTCGGAAACGGCAAGGAGGTAAGGATTGAAACGCCGAGGGGGAGCATAAAATGCTATGCAAGAGCAACCGATTCCGTTGATAGAAGGGTCGTGCGTATTTATCACGGATTTGAGGAAAGCAACTGCAACATTCTCACTGATAATAGCATATACGACCCTATCACGGGATCTACGGGTTTAAAATCTCTGTTGTGTAAGGTAGAAAGGATCTGA
- a CDS encoding L-2-amino-thiazoline-4-carboxylic acid hydrolase, producing the protein MDEERKKQLEATVEGIWAMMGSFGAQVEDTIPAGEAAEERRALARRIGRLYLAFARVLIDRLGEEEAKPAILEAIRDYSYRCAEARKAGMMDLPQRGIHEKTEIAEEKGEKRLRSWGCGISQEFRRQGEEKLGALYCYVDPCSFMFTIPNIKLYHKKMEPLGGDCCEFDLAIASDEEMKDVTEAGRDYRHVDPIIKEGTEGPLLKKGKQ; encoded by the coding sequence GTGGACGAAGAGAGAAAAAAACAGCTGGAGGCGACCGTAGAGGGGATATGGGCAATGATGGGGTCATTCGGCGCCCAGGTAGAAGATACAATCCCGGCCGGGGAGGCGGCCGAGGAGCGCCGCGCCCTTGCCCGCCGCATCGGGAGGCTCTACCTCGCCTTCGCCCGGGTATTGATCGACAGGCTGGGCGAGGAGGAGGCAAAACCTGCGATCCTCGAGGCGATCAGGGACTATTCATATCGGTGCGCCGAGGCGCGAAAGGCCGGAATGATGGACCTCCCCCAGAGGGGAATCCACGAAAAGACCGAGATAGCAGAGGAAAAGGGAGAAAAGAGGCTTCGTAGCTGGGGGTGCGGAATCTCCCAGGAGTTTCGCCGCCAGGGGGAGGAGAAGCTGGGCGCCCTCTACTGCTACGTCGACCCCTGCTCGTTCATGTTCACTATTCCGAACATCAAGCTGTATCACAAAAAGATGGAGCCTCTAGGTGGTGACTGCTGCGAGTTCGACCTAGCGATTGCATCGGACGAGGAGATGAAGGATGTCACCGAGGCGGGGAGGGATTATCGACACGTGGACCCCATTATAAAGGAGGGGACGGAGGGACCCCTTTTGAAGAAGGGTAAACAGTAA
- a CDS encoding class I SAM-dependent methyltransferase, translated as MNSIRGERGHRPGRLASSLAFWTITLMHDNPLLPFLKDPYRQLSEAGLEPGQKVLEVGCGPGFFTIPAAKIVGEDGIVYALDVNPLTIERVQKKIKKDGIKNVRPLCKNGSDTGLPDSSIDLAFIFGTLHFYGGLEGVISETHRILKTNGTLSFERTRGSEAELRGLIESAGFRYSGGRGRIFTFKKE; from the coding sequence ATGAATAGCATTAGAGGAGAGAGAGGTCATCGGCCGGGGCGCCTTGCGTCGAGCCTTGCCTTCTGGACGATAACCCTGATGCACGACAATCCGCTGCTCCCATTTTTGAAGGACCCCTACAGGCAGTTGAGCGAGGCGGGCCTTGAGCCCGGCCAGAAGGTCCTGGAGGTGGGATGCGGCCCCGGTTTTTTCACGATTCCAGCGGCGAAGATCGTCGGGGAAGATGGGATTGTCTATGCCCTAGATGTAAACCCGCTGACAATCGAGAGGGTACAAAAGAAGATCAAGAAGGACGGGATAAAGAATGTCAGGCCGCTTTGCAAAAACGGTTCCGATACGGGGCTGCCCGACAGTAGCATCGACCTCGCCTTTATCTTTGGAACGCTCCACTTCTACGGCGGACTGGAAGGCGTAATCTCCGAGACTCATCGTATTCTCAAGACAAACGGGACCCTCTCGTTTGAGAGGACGAGGGGATCGGAGGCGGAGCTGCGCGGCCTGATAGAGAGTGCGGGATTCAGATATTCGGGCGGAAGGGGGAGGATTTTCACCTTCAAGAAGGAATAG
- a CDS encoding MarR family transcriptional regulator, which yields MTDKTQALESLIAETISFYQRLQDVAERLHGFRRLSGGKRGVLRDLYQNGMQTVPEMARSRPVSRQHIQTIVNPLFEEGLVEFVENPAHRRSKLVRLTQRGVDLLEEMNRREMELLSEIEIDISEKDILNSASVLKSIRVSLNTKKTKELIKNFGTGRKKDE from the coding sequence ATGACCGACAAAACCCAAGCCCTTGAATCCCTTATCGCCGAGACAATATCATTTTATCAGCGCCTTCAGGATGTGGCCGAAAGGCTCCACGGCTTCAGAAGATTGTCCGGCGGCAAGCGCGGCGTCCTGAGGGACCTATACCAAAACGGGATGCAGACTGTGCCGGAGATGGCCCGCTCCCGCCCGGTCTCCCGGCAGCACATCCAGACGATCGTCAATCCCCTCTTCGAGGAGGGATTGGTCGAATTCGTCGAAAACCCGGCCCACAGGCGCTCCAAGCTCGTTCGCCTGACCCAGAGGGGGGTGGACCTTTTGGAGGAGATGAACCGTCGAGAGATGGAGCTTCTATCGGAAATCGAGATCGACATTTCCGAAAAAGATATTCTCAACTCGGCGTCGGTCTTAAAATCGATACGCGTATCGCTGAATACCAAAAAGACAAAGGAGCTTATAAAAAATTTCGGTACAGGGAGGAAAAAAGATGAATAG